A stretch of the Rhizobium sullae genome encodes the following:
- a CDS encoding ribonuclease activity regulator RraA, with translation MELSDAVREKLKAVSTATLTTVLLKRGLRNVFICGVHKINPRAPRLVGPAFTLRYIPAREDIDHLGVFADRSHPQRRAIEECPPGCVLVIDSRKDPSAASAGGILITRLFKRGAAGVVTDGGFRDTPDIAALPFAAYHATPSAPTNLVRHHALDINQPIGCGDVPVYPADIMVGDNEGVVVIPAAMAEEVANEAFEQTVFEDFVEERVQAGQGIFGLYPPGEEAAAEFAAWRQKEGR, from the coding sequence ATGGAACTGTCAGATGCTGTGCGCGAAAAACTGAAAGCTGTTTCGACGGCGACGCTGACGACGGTGCTGCTGAAGCGCGGCTTGAGGAACGTCTTCATTTGCGGCGTGCACAAGATCAATCCGCGGGCCCCGCGCCTGGTCGGCCCTGCCTTCACGCTGCGCTACATTCCCGCCCGCGAGGACATCGATCACCTTGGCGTCTTTGCCGATCGGAGCCATCCGCAGCGCCGCGCCATCGAGGAGTGTCCGCCGGGCTGCGTGCTGGTCATCGACAGCCGCAAGGATCCTTCTGCGGCATCGGCCGGCGGTATTCTGATTACGCGCCTTTTCAAGCGGGGTGCGGCCGGCGTCGTCACAGACGGCGGTTTCCGGGATACGCCGGATATCGCCGCTTTGCCGTTCGCCGCTTATCACGCGACACCATCGGCGCCGACGAACTTGGTGCGCCATCATGCGCTCGACATCAATCAGCCGATCGGCTGCGGCGATGTGCCCGTCTACCCAGCCGATATCATGGTTGGCGACAACGAGGGCGTGGTCGTCATCCCCGCTGCGATGGCCGAGGAGGTGGCAAACGAGGCCTTCGAGCAGACGGTCTTCGAAGACTTCGTCGAGGAGCGGGTGCAGGCCGGGCAAGGCATATTCGGCCTTTACCCTCCCGGCGAGGAGGCAGCCGCGGAATTTGCTGCCTGGCGGCAGAAAGAAGGGCGATGA
- a CDS encoding FadR/GntR family transcriptional regulator — MKLLAVADSNRGATRFSDIIYEKIVGMIADGNFPVNERLPPESKLAVMFGASRPVVREALERLRADGLVVSRKGSGSYVRQRPDSSMLKMVPVGSLADVQRFFEFRAGLEAEAAELAARNWQPADKERITAALFAIEQCLRDGKLGAEEDQALHDAIAMATGNQFHITVREWFRPHFAIGHSVTRSLSLKRTPEQIRSVQDEHAVIVEAIFARNEAEAHDAMKRHILNARARMFQGV; from the coding sequence ATGAAACTGTTGGCCGTTGCCGATTCGAACAGGGGCGCAACGCGCTTCAGCGACATCATCTACGAGAAGATCGTGGGGATGATTGCGGACGGAAACTTTCCGGTGAATGAGCGGTTGCCGCCGGAATCGAAGCTCGCCGTCATGTTCGGCGCATCAAGGCCTGTCGTGCGCGAAGCGCTCGAGCGTTTGAGGGCTGACGGACTGGTCGTCTCGCGCAAGGGTTCAGGCTCCTACGTGCGGCAACGACCGGATTCGTCCATGCTGAAAATGGTCCCGGTCGGCTCCCTTGCCGACGTGCAGCGTTTTTTCGAATTCCGCGCCGGCCTCGAGGCCGAGGCCGCGGAGCTTGCCGCACGCAACTGGCAGCCGGCCGACAAGGAGCGGATAACCGCCGCGCTCTTTGCTATCGAACAATGTCTGCGGGACGGCAAACTTGGCGCCGAGGAGGACCAGGCGCTTCACGATGCGATTGCCATGGCAACCGGAAACCAGTTCCACATCACGGTTCGCGAGTGGTTCAGGCCGCATTTCGCCATCGGGCACTCGGTGACGCGAAGCCTGAGCCTCAAGCGGACGCCCGAACAGATACGCAGCGTCCAAGACGAGCACGCGGTGATCGTGGAGGCAATCTTCGCGCGCAACGAAGCCGAGGCCCATGACGCGATGAAAAGACACATACTGAATGCGCGCGCCCGCATGTTCCAGGGGGTTTGA